From a region of the Coffea arabica cultivar ET-39 chromosome 3e, Coffea Arabica ET-39 HiFi, whole genome shotgun sequence genome:
- the LOC113737772 gene encoding disease resistance protein RPM1-like has product MAESVVGFLINQLTTLLSQEATLLGELQPDVQFIKDELGSMKAFLRKAEAKEDNDSQLQEWVKQVREVAYDTEDVLDDFAFRFARGQTDGFCGYVGKIYSSIKNLKVRHHISLQIKDIKARVEQISARHQRYQSLDGTQERGSSSSHMANADFHIRDQALLIEEAQLVGINKPKEELTAKILDDHSHLKIVSVVGMGGLGKTTLVKKVYDDSAVKKQFQSHAWITVSQKFQFNVIIKNLIQQLYDEIRQPVPSQVESMDGIRLSEFVKDFLKERRYILVLDDVWSLDAWETIKYILPDYHVASRVVLTTRIADVASGSCLASHDFVHKMKPLSDEEAWTLFCNRTFQSNGCPPSLEEVSGKILKKCEGLPLAIVAIGGVLALKDKERIDEWAMILHGFGSEVDGSGKLDRIKRILLLSYNDLPHHLKSCLLYLSIYPEDFEIQVNNILEKWIALGFVEEKEGMATTDIAMRYLKELINRSLIQIKDTWGYGQLKACGLHDFLHEIIISKSKEQNFTTIATGYCTRWPVKVRHLAIHNFTDNPQDFSSLKCLRSVEIFRYEDPLTTSFLSKFLCGGPKFLTVLDLEGAELDNIPKEVFKLFHLKYLNLHGTRVKIIPKSIGQLQNLQVLLLSETNIIELPVEILKLRKLRVLLVSRLGNYSNNFTIWGFKSPNRIGKLISLENLGSIEADSDEIVREIGKLIQLRTLTITKLRREDGKEFLSSLLRLSNLEELYIHSTQEEETLDLQHSVSPRFEFLTVLHLRGRLERLPQWVISLQSLSYLSLQNSGLREDENIIGSLGQLPNLACLVLHRAYEGETLCFKIGGFRKLRRLQLQQLRRLKWVRVEEESLPSLQEFIFGGCKLMEGLPLGLQNLTGLEYLALHDMSDELIHKVQNLDKQSEDYQTISHIPRVCVGHWIDGRWEEEFL; this is encoded by the coding sequence ATGGCAGAAAGTGTTGTGGGCTTTCTGATTAACCAGCTCACAACCTTACTTTCCCAAGAGGCAACACTTTTGGGGGAGCTTCAACCAGATGTTCAGTTCATCAAAGACGAATTGGGGAGCATGAAGGCTTTCCTCAGGAAAGCTGAAGCAAAGGAAGACAATGATTCTCAACTCCAAGAATGGGTAAAGCAGGTTCGAGAAGTTGCTTATGATACAGAGGATGTTCTCGATGATTTTGCCTTCCGATTTGCTCGTGGTCAAACAGATGGATTCTGTGGCTATGTAGGAAAGATCTATAGCTCCATAAAGAATCTGAAAGTCCGCCATCATATTTCTTTGCAAATAAAAGATATCAAGGCCAGAGTTGAACAGATTTCTGCAAGGCATCAAAGGTACCAGTCCCTCGATGGTACTCAAGAAAGAGGCTCCAGCTCTTCCCACATGGCAAATGCAGATTTTCATATTCGTGATCAAGCACTCCTAATTGAAGAAGCTCAACTTGTTGGCATAAACAAGCCAAAAGAGGAGCTCACTGCCAAAATCCTTGATGACCATTCCCACTTGAAAATAGTTTCAGTGGTGGGAATGGGGGGACTCGGCAAGACCACTCTAGTGAAAAAAGTCTATGATGATTCTGCGGTGAAGAAACAATTTCAGAGCCACGCTTGGATAACTGTTTCTCAGAAATTTCAATTCAATGTCATCATCAAGAACCTAATTCAACAACTATATGATGAAATCCGACAGCCAGTCCCTTCTCAAGTGGAATCCATGGATGGTATTAGACTGAGTGAATTTGTCAAAGACTTCCTCAAAGAAAGAAGGTACATCCTTGTCCTTGATGATGTGTGGAGTCTAGATGCTTGGGAAACTATCAAATACATATTGCCTGACTACCATGTCGCTAGTCGTGTTGTATTAACAACACGAATAGCCGACGTAGCTTCTGGGTCTTGTTTAGCATCCCATGACTTTGTCCATAAGATGAAGCCTCTTTCTGATGAAGAGGCTTGGACTCTTTTTTGCAATAGAACATTTCAGAGTAATGGCTGTCCTCCAAGTCTAGAAGAAGTTTCTGGAAAAATACTAAAAAAGTGTGAGGGCCTACCACTTGCAATTGTGGCAATAGGTGGTGTTTTGGCTTTGAAAGACAAGGAGAGGATAGATGAATGGGCGATGATTCTTCATGGCTTTGGTAGCGAGGTAGATGGTAGCGGTAAGCTTGATAGAATTAAAAGGATACTCTTACTTAGCTACAATGATTTGCCTCACCATCTTAAAAGCTGCTTGTTATATCTAAGCATCTATCCTGAAGATTTTGAAATTCAGGTCAATAATATACTTGAAAAATGGATAGCTCTAGGATTTGTAGAAGAGAAAGAAGGAATGGCAACCACTGATATTGCTATGAGATATCTAAAAGAACTCATCAACAGAAGCTTAATCCAAATTAAAGACACATGGGGTTATGGCCAATTGAAGGCATGTGGCCTTCATGATTTCCTGCATGAAATCATTATTTCAAAATCTAAAGAGCAGAACTTCACAACCATAGCCACTGGATATTGCACAAGATGGCCCGTCAAAGTTCGACACCTAGCAATCCATAACTTCACTGATAATCCACAAGACTTTAGCAGTTTAAAGTGTCTTCGGTCTGTGGAAATCTTCAGGTATGAAGATCCTCTCACAACTTCATTTTTATCCAAGTTTTTATGTGGTGGTCCCAAGTTCCTAACGGTGTTAGATTTAGAGGGAGCTGAATTGGACAACATCCCAAAGGAAGTTTTCAAACTATTTCATCTCAAGTATCTAAATCTCCATGGCACCAGAGTAAAAATCATCCCAAAATCTATTGGGCAGCTTCAAAACCTACAAGTTTTACTTCTGAGTGAAACCAATATAATAGAGCTACCTGTGGAAATTCTAAAGCTAAGAAAACTCCGTGTCCTTTTGGTAAGCAGATTAGGCaattattcaaataactttACAATCTGGGGCTTTAAATCTCCAAATAGAATTGGAAAGCTTATTTCCTTGGAGAATCTTGGAAGTATTGAAGCAGACAGTGATGAAATAGTAAGGGAGATTGGGAAGCTCATTCAGTTGCGGACATTAACCATCACAAAGCTAAGAAGAGAAGATGGAAAGGAGTTCCTCTCCTCCCTCTTGAGGCTGTCCAACCTTGAAGAGCTGTACATCCACTCTACTCAAGAAGAGGAGACCCTTGATCTCCAACATTCAGTCTCTCCAAGATTTGAATTCCTTACAGTTTTGCATTTGAGAGGCCGTTTAGAGAGACTACCACAATGGGTAATATCACTTCAATCCTTGAGCTACTTGAGTTTGCAAAATAGTGGGTTGAGAGAAGATGAGAATATAATAGGCTCCCTTGGACAATTGCCCAATCTGGCATGTCTTGTGCTCCATCGTGCTTATGAAGGGGAGACATTGTGTTTCAAGATTGGAGGATTCCGAAAACTCCGGAGATTACAGCTTCAGCAATTAAGAAGATTGAAATGGGTGAGGGTGGAAGAGGAATCATTGCCCAGTCTACAAGAATTTATTTTTGGTGGTTGCAAACTCATGGAGGGGCTGCCTTTGGGCCTCCAAAACTTGACTGGGCTTGAATATCTTGCGTTGCATGATATGTCTGATGAGCTAATTCACAAAGTACAGAATTTGGATAAACAAAGTGAAGATTATCAGACAATTTCTCATATCCCTCGAGTTTGTGTTGGGCACTGGATTGATGGTCGATGGGAAGAAGAATTCCTCTAA